Proteins encoded together in one Scheffersomyces stipitis CBS 6054 chromosome 5, complete sequence window:
- a CDS encoding predicted protein: MSNVPQTPPRLARNQASIRSPNLHTPARTPVREVKGLFTPSTTSKQKSNLLAPPTSNLFKTPSSIKKKPTTNAKNVSSLLPITPEFTPQRSPSRGPRKRKFASNELFKHTSDTQSGHKDLEPLSFGLLLPAPSTVGSGRASSSQTPGSRAKPDGLKLDTLARLNSNLQFEEDDEDIAESDSKMPLTPKKQMIDEQMTTTLTWNWSITEQAKDELSS; the protein is encoded by the exons ATGTCCAACGTTCCCCAGACGCCTCCCCGTTTGGCTCGCAATCAAGCCTCTATACGATCCCCCAATTTGCACACACCTGCCAGAACTCCAGTGAGAGAAGTGAAGGGACTCTTCAcaccttcaacaaccagTAAACAAAAATCAAATCTACTCGCCCCACCAACTTCAAACCTCttcaagactccttcttctatcaagaagaaaccaacCACGAACGCTAAGAATGTGTCCCTGCTATTGCCTATCACTCCAGAATTCACTCCTCAGAGGTCGCCCAGCAGAGGGCcgagaaagagaaagtttGCCTCCAACGAACTTTTCAAACATACATCAGATACACAGAGTGGTCACAAAGATTTGGAACCACTCTCCTTTGGCTTGTTGTTGCCAGCTCCTTCTACCGTGGGCTCGGGCAGAGCATCTAGCAGTCAGACTCCAGGAAGCAGAGCTAAACCAGATGGGTTGAAGCTCGACACTTTGGCACGTCTCAACAGCAATTTACAATTCGAGGAGGATGACGAGGACATCGCTGAGCTGGATTCAAAGATGCCTCTCACTCCTAAGAAACAAATGATAGACGAACAGATG ACTACAACACTCACATGGAATTGGTCAATCACAGAACAGGCCAAAGACGAGTTGTCAAGTTGA
- the GAP1.1 gene encoding general amino acid permease (go_component membrane~go_process transport): MWVSFKDSFKRAEQTETLTAADYDEEKELTNIERININAANSTLKRKLKSRHLEMIAIGSSIGTGLFVGCGGALRTGGPAGLIIGWLVTATGVFATMQGLGELSVTFPVSGGFNLFASRFIEPAVGFAIGWNYFMQFFVLLPLELVAASITIKYWNDDINSDVFVIIFWLFIVFLTLLGVKAYGEAEFYFSLIKVLAVIGFIIMSIVLVCGGGPTHEFVGGVNWRTPGPFANGFKGVVSTLVTAAFSYGGTEMIGLTAAETENPRKTLPRAIKQVFWRICLFYLGSLTMVATLVNYTDNRLIGSSSVDATASPFVIAIVNGGIKGLPSVLNAVILIAVLSVGNASVYATSRSLNSLAEQGMAPKWTGYVDRAGRPLVAILITDAFGLFALIAASNKQVDVFNWLLALSGLSSIFTWLAINVSHIRFRAAMRAKNRSLGELAYVSQCGVWGSYYGAILNSLVLVAQFWIAIFPLGGKPNASDFFLSYLGFPVLLASWLFYKVWKKDWTLFIRAKDIDVDTGRANIDLDVLQQTIAEEKSQLSEKPFYVRWYKFWC, encoded by the coding sequence ATGTGggtttctttcaaagattCGTTCAAGCGGGCTGAACAGACTGAAACTTTGACTGCTGCAGACTatgatgaagagaaagagttGACCAATATAGAAAGGATAAACATAAACGCAGCCAATTCTACACTTaaaagaaaattgaagtcTAGACATTTAGAAATGATTGCCATTGGCTCTTCTATAGGGACTGGTTTATTTGTAGGTTGTGGAGGTGCATTGAGAACTGGTGGTCCAGCTGGTCTCATCATTGGTTGGCTAGTTACAGCTACTGGGGTATTTGCTACAATGCAAGGATTAGGTGAATTGTCAGTAACTTTCCCTGTCAGTGGTggtttcaatttgttcGCAAGTCGTTTCATAGAGCCTGCGGTAGGGTTTGCTATTGGCTGGAATTACTTCATGCAATTTTTCGTATTGCTCCCCTTAGAGCTTGTTGCTGCTTCGATAACAATCAAGTACTGGAATGATGATATCAACTCAGATGTGTTTGTCATCATCTTTTGGTTATTTATAGTGTTCCTCACTTTGTTGGGTGTCAAGGCATATGGAGAAGCAGAATTCTATTTCTCGCTTATCAAGGTATTAGCAGTTATTGGATTCATTATAATGAGCATTGTGTTGGTTTGTGGAGGCGGTCCTACTCACGAGTTTGTTGGAGGTGTCAACTGGCGAACACCTGGGCCGTTTGCCAATGGTTTCAAAGGAGTAGTTTCAACACTTGTTACTGCAGCTTTCAGTTATGGAGGCACTGAGATGATTGGTCTTACAGCTGCTGAGACTGAAAACCCTCGCAAGACTCTTCCAAGAGCTATCAAGCAAgttttctggagaatctgTTTGTTTTACTTAGGCTCCTTGACCATGGTTGCAACTTTGGTCAATTACACAGACAACAGATTGATCGGGTCATCTTCTGTAGATGCAACTGCTTCTCCATTTGTGATTGCCATTGTCAATGGAGGTATAAAGGGTTTACCAAGCGTCTTGAACGCTGTAATTTTGATTGCCGTTTTATCAGTTGGAAACGCTTCTGTATATGCTACATCCAGATCCTTGAACTCGCTTGCTGAACAAGGAATGGCTCCAAAATGGACCGGATATGTCGATAGAGCAGGAAGACCTTTGGTGGCTATTTTGATAACCGATGCTTTCGGACTTTTTGCTTTGATTGCAGCTAGCAACAAACAAGTAGATGTGTTCAACTGGTTGCTTGCTTTATCTGGACTCAGTTCTATCTTCACTTGGTTAGCCATTAATGTCAGTCATATCAGATTTAGAGCTGCCATGAGAGCTAAAAACAGATCTTTGGGAGAACTTGCCTACGTTTCTCAATGTGGAGTCTGGGGTTCTTACTACGGTGCCATATTGAATTCACTAGTTTTAGTTGCTCAATTTTGGATAGCTATTTTTCCACTTGGAGGAAAGCCCAATGCTagtgacttcttcttgtcctACTTAGGATTTCCAGTTCTTTTGGCTTCCTGGCTCTTCTACAAGGTATGGAAGAAGGATTGGACCCTCTTTATCCGTGCCAAAGATATCGATGTAGATACTGGCAGAGCCAACATAGACTTGGATGTCTTGCAACAGACTATCGCTGAAGAAAAATCACAGCTTTCTGAAAAACCTTTCTACGTGCGGTGGTATAAGTTCTGGTGTTGA
- a CDS encoding predicted protein: MSKRAHPDTDYSSDDGGNTPFYLNSTIPIPPPSAAENTTMESFAKEASPESPNDVKSWAKLISLESATLKETLDNVVVPSLNTLLEKSTHNFRSVQSRISILASNIKGIHNDEESTRRALEKVEKMVQWLLEHPNHGLDYRNYEGNNDGTITTKATENVNFIDLEKRLQIIENTVNMEKREPLSKSSLYPGYSKTGTVLAYSEGSPTGTGTNGASIINSHINTIELKEQISLMQMKIQKLEDQLAQFVSRVESQPQPAESASSNVTHISQNDRIS; encoded by the coding sequence ATGTCAAAACGAGCTCATCCTGATACCGACTATTCAAGTGATGATGGTGGGAATACACCCTTCTATCTCAACTCTACTATCCCTATACCACCCCCAAGTGCAGCCGAGAACACCACCATGGAGAGCTTTGCCAAAGAAGCCTCGCCGGAAAGTCCTAATGATGTGAAGAGTTGGGCCAAACTTATACTGTTGGAATCTGCCACTCTCAAGGAAACTTTGGACAATGTCGTGGTACCTTCATTGAATACTCTATTGGAGAAGTCGACTCATAACTTCCGTTCAGTCCAGCTGCGCATCCTGATTCTTGCGAGCAATATTAAGGGCATTCacaacgacgaagaaagTACAAGAAGAGCTTTGGAAAAAGTGGAGAAAATGGTACAGTGGTTGCTTGAGCATCCGAATCATGGCTTAGACTATAGAAATTATGAGGGCAATAATGACGGTACTATTACTACGAAGGCTACAGAAAACGTCAACTTTATAGATTTGGAAaaaagattgcaaattatTGAAAACACTGTCAATATGGAAAAGAGAGAACCACTTTCGAAAAGTTCCCTTTATCCAGGCTACTCCAAGACAGGCACAGTATTGGCGTATTCCGAAGGGAGTCCAACAGGTACAGGCACAAATGGTGCAAGTATTATTAATAGTCACATTAATACAATTGAGCTTAAAGAGCAGATTTCATTAAtgcagatgaagattcagaaaTTAGAAGACCAACTAGCTCAGTTTGTTTCCAGAGTTGAGTCACAGCCACAGCCAGCAGAAAGTGCCAGCTCCAATGTGACACACATTTCTCAAAACGACAGGATCTCTTAA
- the MTN2 gene encoding conserved hypothetical protein (putative phosphate epimerase similar to Methylthioribulose-1-phosphate dehydratase (MTRu-1-P dehydratase)), translating into MSSSCFCKHSEETPLSVLSPELQEQFSDPNHPANLICELCRLFYDNNWVTGTGGGISIRDVDGANPNLVYIAPSGVQKERIQPWEMFLVELPEEKILRTPNDIPKELTKSYKYKPSACTPLFMSCYTMRDAGACIHTHSQHAVMVTLFLEGKKEFEISHIEQIKALPKLALNENTGKIEKIGSMEYYDKLVIPIIENTPHEEDLTDSLQEAIKNYPGTSAVLVRRHGIYVWGETVWKAKVYNEAIDYLLELAVKMQQSGIPTVKQ; encoded by the coding sequence ATGTCCTCTTCGTGCTTCTGCAAAcattctgaagaaactcCGTTGCTGGTCTTATCCCCAGAGctacaagaacaattctCAGACCCCAACCATCCGGCCAACTTGATCTGTGAGTTGTGCCGTCTCTTCTACGATAACAATTGGGTCACGGGAACAGGTGGAGGGATTTCCATCAGAGACGTTGATGGAGCTAATCCCAACTTGGTGTACATCGCACCTTCGGGAGTtcaaaaggaaagaattCAGCCCTGGGAAATGTTCTTGGTCGAATTGCCCGAGGAAAAGATTTTGAGAACACCAAATGATATCCCAAAGGAATTAACCAAATCCTACAAATACAAGCCTTCAGCCTGTACGCCATTATTCATGAGCTGTTACACTATGAGAGATGCTGGTGCTTGTATCCACACTCACTCTCAACATGCTGTGATGGTgactttgttcttggaaGGAAAGAAGGAGTTTGAAATCAGCCACATCGAACAGATCAAAGCTTTACCCAAGTTGGCTCTTAACGAAAATACtggaaaaattgaaaaaatcgGCTCCATGGAATACTACGATAAGTTGGTGATACCCATCATTGAAAACACTCCTCATGAAGAGGACTTGACCGACTCCCTCCAGGAAGCAATCAAAAACTACCCAGGAACATCTGCAGTCTTGGTGAGAAGACACGGGATCTATGTATGGGGTGAGACCGTATGGAAGGCCAAGGTGTATAACGAAGCAATCGACTATCTCTTGGAGTTGGCTGTTAAGATGCAGCAGTCTGGTATTCCAACGGTGAAACAGTAG
- the FTI1 gene encoding Vacuolar protein sorting protein 46 (Charged multivesicular body protein 1) (DOA4-independent degradation protein 2) (Fifty two inhibitor 1) (go_function molecular function unknown), with product MAGLEQSLFQLKFTAKQLNRQASKAAKEELQEKAKIKKALTQGNNDIAQLYAQNAIRKSNERVNLLRLASRIDAVASRVQTAVTMKSVTGNMTQVIRGMDKALQTMNLERISLVMDKFENQFEDLDASTNYYETATNNVNALTTPQEQVDELMSQVADEAGIEMKQGLNETKVDIATPPVSNMTEEKEDKLAERLRALRS from the coding sequence ATGGCTGGATTAGAGCAATCGTTGTTTCAGTTGAAGTTCACTGCAAAACAATTGAATAGACAAGCTTCCAAGGCAGCAAAGGAGGAACTTCAAGAGAAGGcaaagatcaagaaagcTTTGACCCAGGGTAATAACGATATCGCACAATTGTATGCGCAGAACGCCATTCGTAAATCTAATGAAAGagtcaacttgttgagGTTGGCTTCTAGAATCGATGCTGTGGCCCTGAGAGTCCAGACCGCAGTGACCATGAAGAGTGTCACGGGAAACATGACTCAAGTCATTCGAGGCATGGACAAGGCATTGCAGACAATGAATTTGGAAAGGATATCGTTGGTGATGGATAAGTTTGAGAACCAGTTCGAAGACTTAGATGCGTCTACCAACTACTACGAGACAGCTACCAATAATGTCAACGCCTTGACCACCCCTCAGGAACAGGTTGACGAGTTGATGAGTCAAGTAGCAGACGAGGCTGGCATTGAAATGAAGCAAGGCTTGAACGAGACGAAAGTTGATATCGCAACTCCTCCAGTGTCTAATatgacagaagaaaaggaggATAAATTGGCTGAAAGATTGAGAGCattgagaagttga
- a CDS encoding serine/threonine-protein kinase HSL1 (go_function protein kinase activity; ATP binding~go_process protein amino acid phosphorylation) has protein sequence MTTLVHQQSHHSYESHSASYSSSVNVDKVVQSVTNATKRLSQISTNTNNSNKKRKSQNKIGPWKLGRTLGRGSTGRVRLAKNINTGKLAAVKIVPKSNFKKLENPKYKRSESVGSKERLPYGIEREIIIMKLISHPNIMGLYDVWENKNDLYLILEYIEGGELFDYLIKRGKLQEFEAINYFKQIIHGIGYLHQFNICHRDLKPENLLLDFNKNIKIADFGMAALEVREKLLETSCGSPHYASPEIVAGKNYHGAPSDIWSCGIILFALLTGHLPFDDENIRKLLLKVQNGKFIMPHDLSWEAKDLISKMLRVDPSERITIDNILTHPLLTKYPEPSIGDVPSSVNAIQNVGPIESVEKIDKEILKNLIVLFHNCEEHTIISKLLSPNKCPEKMFYYLLMKYRNDHTSSVSSSSNDDDAELTDSRQIPRSTSIVCTTTVDPQTGEKHVSVKRIPNSTSVHSNRSTSRNNKVLSNITNQTGSAKNFKASTSFNKKKTIMNKQVISRTSLNTMTSKVRRTPPNSSNNLHRPSSKPPYQEPPKLKRKLTGLLDLNDFEGEGQPKAATDPSEDKENIDLHSNSIKHSKSFDTKTLINFKQICDDMFSDSKPTTLQDTVIPEEVGRKRNPSQRRAPEPNENPRHSIASDKSSIVLDQEEKALQENAAKEVERRRQSLLLQEKQKAALEKLRKHQSNNDFSNLVTGSRHFTEPVRSSLDPRVNTLLRAKSLATPRPNYGSRNTLNGFNNNTNKVLNKLGIEVIPSPRKLNNGLKTSSSKNLAGYLLTSANNVESPKTGHEIFQDNNDNKKDISLDQFSKQEKEQRNILKPTTSANSFNVSPKRNSVQSSYYKSLLTDIDETKPIKEIKPSVLPEEEFLVKSSISKAQLPNPRFSRFSFGAILSESYAPEADATILNSIHTSAGTVVRKNKKSDTQETTKSLGQLKKSSTTNLLGLGIKMKESIKEDEGRLRSDSKKRVVSTASSRLSGPAAAAFISVNVSESVDEDTNNSNSLQKNAVSDYDSDADFENESDATMLDEIDFTRASTFTRSQEPSTRHRNNTLNLLEADLSNFELISSRTADIGKLNTSRPNMIENSETSNDTLLTHNEVDDEDSATSVTKSIETEKPTRLSDIDKPNLAHGSVKTSHIPVEEESDNESFAIGDNRSDILDQASIANTSIDDNNTFDFDESKHNSKIVEDENTSLKRTRVDTEIFSTMNMNNVRVQTPEVKANTNTTSVNHKVDFIPSLSLGYDTLDDDGQIITNKSGKQDVLRRFSMQPRRPAPKAPGMLEEEVKRPKRLSKIFPNVLNQNNDNQKTGSPVQASKSNWFKKFFQSITTPKIGSQEDTAAVSSKNMFIMDCSLTSSSLFRIIRMQLELKKIEGTIEKVHIDQEFGLINGVIPARYAHGRKLKFNIEIIDLINTSSLHLMKVKGNDKGFKNLVNIVSFIVKNEEEATGSRRSKAYKFSGFQQP, from the coding sequence ATGACAACCCTCGTCCATCAACAATCGCATCACTCGTACGAGTCACATTCGGCATCCTACTCGTCGTCCGTAAACGTCGACAAAGTGGTCCAGTCTGTGACAAATGCCACCAAGAGGTTGTCGCAGATTTCCACAAACACTAACAATTCGAACAAGAAGCGCAAGTCCCAGAACAAGATCGGACCTTGGAAGCTCGGCCGAACTTTGGGTCGAGGCTCCACTGGAAGAGTGAGGTTGGCCAAAAACATCAACACGGGCAAATTGGCTGCTGTCAAAATCGTGCCCAAGTCtaacttcaagaagttggagaatcCGAAATACAAGCGTTCGGAGTCTGTAGGAAGTAAAGAGCGTTTGCCGTACGGAATCGAACGTGAGATTATTATCATGAAGCTCATCTCGCATCCCAACATCATGGGCTTGTATGATGTGTGGGAGAACAAAAACGACTTGTACTTGATTCTCGAGTACATCGAAGGAGGCGAGCTCTTTGACTACTTGATCAAAAGGGGTAAGCTCCAGGAATTTGAGGCCatcaactacttcaagCAGATCATCCATGGTATTGGCTACTTGCATCAGTTTAACATCTGTCATCGAGACTTGAAGCCAGAAAACTTGCTTTTagatttcaacaagaacatcaagatCGCTGATTTCGGTATGGCTGCCTTGGAAGTCAGAGAAAAGCTTTTGGAAACGTCTTGCGGTTCGCCTCATTATGCCAGCCCTGAGATTGTAGCAGGCAAAAACTACCACGGGGCACCATCTGATATTTGGTCTTGTGGGATTATTCTCTTCGCATTACTTACTGGGCATTTGCCTTTTGATGACGAGAACATCAGAAAGTTGTTATTGAAAGTCCAGAACGGTAAGTTCATCATGCCTCACGACTTGAGCTGGGAAGCTAAAGACTTAATCTCAAAAATGTTGAGGGTAGATCCTTCGGAAAGAATTACTATCGATAATATCTTGACTCATCCGCTCTTGACCAAGTACCCTGAGCCTTCTATTGGAGACGTTCCCTCATCTGTTAACGCTATCCAGAACGTAGGACCAATAGAATCTGTAGAAAAGATCGATAAAGAAattctcaagaatttgatcgTCTTGTTTCATAACTGTGAAGAACATACCATTATTTCCAAGCTTTTGTCGCCGAACAAATGTCCTGAGAAGATGTTCTActacttgttgatgaagtaCCGTAATGATCACACCTCTTCAGTGTCTAGTTCATCAAATGATGACGACGCTGAGTTGACGGATTCCCGGCAGATCCCCAGATCTACCTCTATAGTTTGCACTACAACAGTTGATCCTCAGACAGGTGAAAAACACGTCTCAGTCAAGAGAATTCCAAACTCAACCTCGGTCCATTCGAATAGATCAACGCTGAGGAATAACAAGGTATTGTCAAACATCACTAACCAAACTGGTTCGgccaagaacttcaaggCTTCGACatcgttcaacaagaagaagaccaTCATGAACAAACAGGTGATTTCACGTACGAGTCTCAATACCATGACTTCAAAAGTCAGACGTACACCTCCCAACTCTTCTAACAACCTACATAGGCCCTCATCTAAACCTCCGTATCAAGAGCCTCCTAAGTTAAAGCGGAAGCTCACTGGgttgttggacttgaatGATTTTGAAGGAGAAGGCCAGCCTAAAGCTGCCACTGATCCTTCAGAggacaaagaaaacataGATCTACACCTGAATTCAATCAAGCACTCCAAATCTTTTGACACAAAGACTttgatcaatttcaaaCAGATATGTGATGATATGTTCAGCGACTCGAAACCAACAACGTTGCAAGACACTGTCATTCCCGAAGAAGTGGGACGTAAACGTAATCCTAGTCAAAGAAGAGCCCCTGAACCTAACGAGAATCCAAGACATTCTATTGCTAGTGATAAATCGCTGATAGTATTGGACCAGGAGGAAAAGGCACTTCAGGAGAATGCAGCAAAAGAAGTAGAACGTAGACGCCAGCTGTTGCTCTTgcaagaaaaacaaaagGCAGCCTTGGAGAAATTGAGGAAACATCAGAGTAATAAcgacttctccaacttggtTACTGGTTCACGTCATTTTACTGAGCCAGTTAGATCTTCTTTGGATCCAAGAGTAAACACTTTATTGAGAGCTAAATCTTTGGCCACTCCTAGACCTAACTATGGATCTAGAAATACGCTCAATggtttcaacaacaataccaataaggtattgaacaagttaGGTATTGAAGTCATACCCTCACCcagaaagttgaacaatggTTTAaaaacttcatcttctaaaAACTTAGCAGGTTATCTATTAACATCTGCTAATAACGTAGAATCTCCAAAAACCGGGCATGAAATTTTCCAGGACAATAATGATAACAAAAAGGATATAAGTTTGGATCAGTTTAGCAAACAGGAAAAGGAGCAAAGAAATATCTTGAAACCAACTACTAGTGCCAACAGCTTCAATGTTAGTCCTAAGAGAAACAGTGTCCAGAGTTCTTACTATAAGTCTCTTCTTACTGACATAGATGAAACGAAGCCTATCAAAGAGATCAAGCCTCTGGTACtcccagaagaagaattcctAGTTAAGTCTTCGATATCTAAAGCACAATTGCCCAATCCTAGATTCTCAAGATTCTCGTTTGGTGCTATTCTCAGTGAGAGTTATGCCCCTGAAGCCGACGCCACTATCTTGAACAGTATCCATACCTCAGCTGGAACAGTTGtaagaaagaacaagaaatctgATACTCAAGAAACTACCAAGAGTTTGGGgcagttgaagaagtcttctACTACCAATTTGTTAGGCTTGGGTATCAAAATGAAAGAATCtatcaaagaagatgaaggcAGACTTCGAAGCGATTCTAAAAAGAGAGTTGTATcaactgcttcttctaGATTGAGTGGACCTGCTGCAGCCGCCTTCATTTCTGTAAACGTATCGGAATctgtagatgaagacacCAACAATTCTAATAGTTTGCAAAAGAATGCCGTCAGCGATTATGATTCTGATGCCGACTTCGAGAATGAATCTGATGCTACAATGTTGGACGAAATTGATTTCACTCGTGCTTCGACGTTTACTCGAAGTCAAGAGCCTTCCACTCGTCACCGAAATAATACTTTGAATCTATTGGAAGCTGATCTTTCCAATTTTGAACTCATCAGTTCGAGAACTGCTGATATCGGTAAGCTCAACACTTCGAGACCCAATATGATTGAAAATCTGGAAACCTCCAATGATACGTTATTGACCCATAATGAAgttgacgatgaagacaGTGCCACCTCAGTTACTAAGTCTattgaaactgaaaagCCAACCAGACTTTCTGACATCGACAAGCCTAACTTGGCTCATGGATCTGTAAAGACTTCACATATTCCAGTCGAGGAAGAGTCTGACAACGAatcatttgcaattgggGATAACCGTTCTGACATTTTGGACCAGGCTCTGATTGCCAATACCAGCATTGACGACAATAACACTTTTGATTTCGACGAATCAAAACATAACCTGAAGAtagtagaagatgaaaacaCCTCCTTAAAGAGAACCAGAGTTGACACTGAGATCTTCAGCACCATGAACATGAACAACGTGAGAGTTCAAACACCAGAAGTTAAAGCTAACACAAACACTACCTCAGTAAATCACAAAGTTGACTTCATTCCATCTCTAAGTCTAGGTTATGATActcttgatgatgatggCCAAATCATAACCAACAAATCTGGCAAGCAGGATGTGTTGAGAAGATTCAGTATGCAACCCAGAAGACCTGCTCCGAAGGCTCCAGGGATGTTGGAGGAAGAGGTAAAGAGACCAAAGAGACTCTCCAAGATTTTCCCAAATGTCTTGAATCAGAATAACGACAACCAGAAGACTGGCAGTCCTGTTCAGGCTAGTAAGAGTAACtggttcaagaagttctttcaGTCTATCACTACACCCAAGATTGGAAGCCAGGAAGATACTGCTGCTGTTAGCTCCAAGAACATGTTTATAATGGACTGTAGCTTGACATCGCTGTCTTTGTTCAGAATCATCAGAATGcagttggagttgaagaagatcgaAGGGACGATTGAAAAGGTTCATATAGACCAAGAATTTGGTCTCATCAACGGTGTGATTCCTGCCAGATATGCCCATGGcagaaagttgaagttcaatatCGAAATCATCGACCTCATCAACACCTCGTCCTTGCATTTGATGAAGGTAAAGGGTAACGACAAGGGGTTTAAAAACTTGGTCAACATCGTGAGTTTCATAGTCAagaacgaagaagaggctACAGGTAGCAGACGTTCCAAGGCATACAAGTTTTCCGGTTTCCAGCAACCATAG
- a CDS encoding predicted protein: MNNSIKSSLTEIIIATDEMHRLREENPEEMDENCSTISTLTDATIIGDEYEPFSELYEMATTRAERGSDSDSYMADHESIELIELVPRDIEPGELELILENMDNSLEEDRFLLAGLTLEDISNLRSVDRNRNRNAVDGPDEYDAEDEIDPLDTTTGPHRIFNPLWNIRDIPRRMGNDILQDLDSINRIYSAISRRARDFRFSFPQLDDITQYYFEYNNTGLSEEELTEVLTLFLARARYNVTTLEQDKENRPPPINRDSDRDRWQ; encoded by the coding sequence ATGAACAACTCTATCAAAAGCTCCCTTACGGAAATCATTATAGCTACCGACGAAATGCACAGGCtcagagaagaaaacccagaagaaatggatgAAAACTGTTCAACAATATCTACCTTAACTGATGCTACAATCATAGGTGACGAATACGAACCTTTTCTGGAACTATATGAGATGGCAACGACAAGAGCAGAGCGAGGCTCAGACTCCGACTCCTATATGGCAGATCATGAAAGTATAGAACTCATTGAGCTAGTACCTCGAGATATTGAACCTGGAGAACTTGAGctcattcttgaaaatatGGATAATTCCCTAGAAGAAGATAGGTTTCTTCTAGCTGGCTTGACCCTTGAGGATATTTCAAACCTTCGTTCGGTagacagaaacagaaacagaaatgCAGTAGACGGCCCTGACGAATAcgatgctgaagatgagatAGATCCATTGGATACAACCACAGGCCCACATAGAATCTTCAACCCACTTTGGAACATTAGAGATATTCCCAGAAGAATGGGGAATGACATTCTTCAGGATCTAGATTCAATCAACAGAATCTACTCCGCTATCAGTCGGCGAGCAAGGGATTTTaggttttcttttcctcaATTGGATGACATCACACAGTATTACTTCGAGTACAATAACACTGGTctatctgaagaagagttgacTGAAGTCTTGACTCTCTTTCTCGCCAGGGCAAGGTATAACGTCACCACCTTAGAACAGGATAAAGAAAACCGTCCTCCTCCAATAAACAGAGATAGTGATCGTGACAGGTGGCAATAA
- the YNK1 gene encoding nucleoside diphosphate kinase (nucleoside diphosphate kinase catalyzes the phosphorylation of nucleoside diphosphates into the corresponding triphosphates for nucleic acid biosynthesis~go_function nucleoside-diphosphate kinase activity; ATP binding~go_process GTP biosynthesis; UTP biosynthesis; CTP biosynthesis), with amino-acid sequence MSNNERTFIAIKPDGVQRGLISSIIGRFENRGFKLVGIKLVQPTESLLREHYDDLQSKPFFPSLLSYMLSGPVLATVWEGKDVVKQGRAILGATNPLQSAPGTIRGDFAIDMGRNVCHGSDSVESANKEIGLWFKKEELVEYKPALFSWIYE; translated from the coding sequence ATGTCCAACAACGAAAGAACCTTCATTGCCATCAAGCCAGATGGTGTCCAAAGAGGATTGATTTCCTCCATTATCGGCAGATTTGAAAACAGAggtttcaagttggttgGTATCAAGTTGGTCCAACCAACCGAATCTTTGTTGAGAGAACACTACGATGACTTGCAATCCAAGCCATTCTTCCCATCCTTGTTGTCCTACATGTTGTCTGGTCCAGTCTTGGCCACCGTCTGGGAAGGTAAGGACGTTGTCAAGCAAGGTAGAGCCATTCTTGGTGCTACCAACCCATTGCAATCCGCTCCAGGTACCATCAGAGGTGACTTTGCCATCGACATGGGTAGAAACGTCTGCCACGGTTCCGACTCTGTTGAATCTGCCAACAAGGAAATCGGTTTGtggttcaagaaggaagaattgGTTGAATACAAGCCAGCTTTGTTCTCCTGGATCTACGAGTAA